In Acidobacteriota bacterium, the following proteins share a genomic window:
- the atpG gene encoding ATP synthase F1 subunit gamma produces the protein MPNTRDLVRRIQSVKGTQQITKAMQMVAAAKLRRAQDAITGARPWADTLSHVLANVSSRTEFSHPLLETPAEGGGTWVVVISSDKGLCGSFNANLLRSLEKELLSGRWAEEIELAVIGRKASDYFRRRKWNLVIDERDTMNQLSAEDGPRLGKQFMEAFTTGVASSVWLVYNSFVNMIRQDLKIECLLPIEPPAVEDLQDDSQVDYLYEPDAETLLAELLPRHVETQVQAALYDSAAAEQAARMTSMDAATRNAGEMIDALTLLYNRTRQAAITKELIEIVSGAQALEG, from the coding sequence TTGCCTAATACCAGGGATCTCGTCCGGCGGATTCAATCCGTCAAGGGCACGCAACAGATCACCAAGGCCATGCAGATGGTGGCGGCGGCCAAGCTGCGGAGGGCTCAGGACGCGATTACCGGCGCTCGCCCCTGGGCCGACACGCTGTCGCACGTGCTCGCCAACGTTTCCTCGCGCACCGAATTCTCGCACCCGTTGCTCGAGACACCGGCCGAGGGCGGCGGCACTTGGGTGGTGGTCATTTCGTCGGACAAGGGCTTGTGCGGATCGTTCAACGCGAACCTTCTGCGATCGCTCGAAAAAGAGCTCCTTTCCGGGCGTTGGGCGGAGGAGATCGAGTTAGCGGTCATAGGCCGCAAGGCCTCTGACTACTTCCGTCGCCGCAAATGGAACCTGGTCATCGACGAGCGCGACACGATGAATCAGCTCTCCGCCGAGGATGGTCCTCGCCTTGGAAAGCAGTTCATGGAGGCATTCACCACCGGTGTGGCGAGCTCGGTCTGGCTGGTCTACAACAGCTTCGTCAACATGATTCGACAGGACCTCAAGATCGAATGTCTGTTACCGATCGAGCCACCCGCGGTCGAGGATCTCCAGGATGACTCGCAGGTCGATTATCTTTACGAGCCTGATGCCGAGACCTTGCTGGCGGAGCTGCTGCCGCGGCACGTCGAAACCCAGGTCCAGGCAGCGCTTTATGATTCGGCGGCGGCAGAGCAGGCCGCTCGTATGACATCGATGGACGCAGCAACCCGCAACGCGGGTGAAATGATCGATGCACTGACCTTGCTCTATAACCGTACGCGACAGGCAGCGATTACCAAGGAATTGATTGAAATCGTCTCCGGCGCACAGGCGCTCGAGGGATAG
- the atpA gene encoding F0F1 ATP synthase subunit alpha, with product MQIKAAEIADIIRRQIEGIETTIDMSEVGTVISVGDGIARIYGLDGVMSGELIELPHDVYGLALNLEDDNVGCVLMGEVHLVQEGDEAKRTGRILDIPAGPGLVGRVVDPLGRPLDGKGPIEATERYPLERTAPGVVARQPVKEPMQTGIKAIDSMIPIGRGQRELIIGDRQTGKTAVILDSIINQKGTGNICIYVAIGQKASTVAQVIATLEKNGAMDHTIVVSATASEPAPLQYLAPYAGAALGEYFMYNKGHAVCFYDDLTKHAQAYREISLLLRRPPGREAYPGDVFYLHSRLLERASKLNDQLGGGSLTALPVIETQMGDVSAYIPTNVISITDGQIYLESDLFFAGQRPAVNVGLSVSRVGGNAQIKAMKSIAGSLRLDLAQYRELAAFAQFGSDLDRATQRQLARGERLMEILKQGQYSPIPVELQIVSIFAGTKGYFDSLKVSALGAFEPALHRYARDNGADTLNRIVETGVLDEQTEEELGSLITAAVDLFLKEHPEAALA from the coding sequence ATGCAGATCAAAGCCGCCGAGATAGCGGACATCATCCGCCGTCAAATTGAAGGGATCGAAACAACCATCGACATGTCCGAGGTCGGAACCGTGATCTCGGTCGGTGACGGTATCGCCCGCATCTATGGCCTGGATGGCGTCATGTCGGGAGAGCTCATCGAGCTGCCGCACGACGTCTACGGCCTGGCCCTCAACCTCGAGGACGACAACGTCGGCTGCGTGCTGATGGGCGAGGTCCATCTCGTGCAGGAGGGTGATGAAGCCAAGCGCACTGGGCGCATCCTCGACATCCCGGCGGGGCCCGGGCTAGTTGGCCGTGTGGTCGACCCCCTCGGCCGGCCGCTCGACGGCAAGGGGCCAATCGAGGCGACCGAGCGTTATCCGCTCGAGCGCACAGCGCCGGGTGTGGTCGCGCGTCAGCCGGTGAAAGAGCCCATGCAGACCGGCATCAAGGCAATCGATTCGATGATCCCGATCGGGCGTGGCCAGCGTGAGCTCATCATCGGTGATCGCCAGACCGGAAAGACAGCAGTCATCCTCGACTCGATCATCAATCAGAAGGGCACCGGCAACATCTGCATCTACGTCGCGATCGGCCAGAAGGCCTCGACCGTCGCCCAGGTCATCGCGACGCTTGAAAAGAATGGCGCCATGGACCATACGATCGTAGTCTCAGCGACCGCTTCCGAGCCGGCACCGCTGCAGTACCTCGCGCCGTACGCCGGCGCCGCGCTCGGAGAGTACTTCATGTACAACAAAGGTCACGCAGTGTGCTTCTACGACGACCTCACGAAGCACGCGCAGGCCTATCGCGAGATCTCGCTCTTGCTGCGTCGCCCGCCCGGTCGCGAGGCCTACCCGGGCGATGTCTTCTACCTCCACTCGCGGCTTCTCGAGCGAGCCTCAAAGCTCAACGACCAACTCGGCGGCGGCAGCCTGACCGCGCTGCCGGTGATCGAGACCCAGATGGGCGACGTCTCGGCCTATATCCCGACCAACGTCATCTCGATCACCGATGGCCAGATCTATCTCGAGTCCGACCTCTTCTTTGCCGGTCAGCGTCCCGCTGTCAATGTCGGCCTTTCGGTCAGCCGGGTCGGCGGCAACGCGCAGATCAAGGCCATGAAATCGATCGCAGGGTCCCTGCGGCTCGACCTCGCCCAGTATCGCGAGCTGGCAGCCTTCGCGCAGTTCGGATCTGACCTCGACAGGGCCACCCAGCGTCAGCTCGCTCGCGGCGAGCGACTGATGGAGATCCTGAAACAGGGCCAGTATTCGCCGATTCCGGTCGAACTCCAAATTGTGTCCATATTTGCCGGCACCAAGGGTTACTTCGACAGCCTCAAGGTTTCGGCCCTCGGGGCGTTCGAGCCCGCACTCCATCGTTATGCAAGGGACAATGGAGCGGATACGCTCAACCGGATCGTCGAAACCGGCGTCCTCGATGAACAGACCGAGGAGGAGCTCGGATCGCTGATTACCGCGGCGGTGGACCTCTTCCTCAAGGAACACCCGGAGGCTGCTCTTGCCTAA
- the atpH gene encoding ATP synthase F1 subunit delta, translated as MSRFRATPYAKALLEVVRDQTPGRAEQVAAELDRVVEALEATPDFERVLVTPLVSVEAKTAILDAVLDELEFGEPTRRFLHVVQSHYRMQHMSDIATTFRELVDDSLGRTRAKVTTVNPLSEAQQDRVVSAISEFEGAKIVADFEADPDLLGGFKLQVGSRVFDGSLAGELDRLSKEIEIEQG; from the coding sequence ATGAGCCGCTTTCGGGCGACGCCGTATGCGAAAGCTTTACTGGAAGTGGTCCGGGATCAGACGCCCGGTCGCGCCGAGCAGGTTGCCGCCGAGCTCGACCGCGTCGTCGAGGCTCTCGAAGCCACACCCGATTTCGAGCGCGTCCTCGTGACGCCGCTGGTATCGGTCGAGGCGAAGACCGCGATACTCGATGCAGTGCTCGATGAGCTCGAATTCGGCGAACCGACGCGGCGATTTTTGCACGTGGTCCAGAGCCACTACCGGATGCAGCACATGAGCGACATCGCCACGACCTTCAGGGAACTGGTTGACGACAGCCTCGGTCGAACGAGAGCCAAGGTGACGACCGTGAACCCGCTTTCCGAGGCGCAGCAGGACCGTGTGGTCAGTGCGATTTCCGAATTCGAGGGTGCCAAGATTGTGGCTGATTTCGAGGCCGACCCGGATCTCCTGGGAGGCTTCAAACTTCAGGTTGGTTCGCGAGTCTTCGACGGCTCGCTGGCAGGAGAACTGGATCGCTTGAGCAAAGAGATCGAGATCGAACAGGGGTAA